A genomic window from Salinicoccus sp. RF5 includes:
- a CDS encoding cysteine hydrolase family protein produces the protein MNNALLVIDYSYDFAAPDGKLTAGEAAQAIEAAIVDRIREAHEARQPIFFMMDLHFEQDDLHPESKLFPPHNIEGTEGRALYGRVHDVYEEIKDEQNIFFIDKRRYSAFAGTPLNQLLQERKIDTVTLTGLVTDICIMHTAVDAYNNAYGIVVPASCVASFNPAGHESALDHFKNALGATVEP, from the coding sequence ATGAACAATGCACTGCTCGTCATCGACTATTCATATGATTTTGCAGCACCCGACGGTAAGTTGACCGCAGGAGAAGCCGCCCAGGCAATCGAGGCGGCCATCGTGGACAGGATCCGTGAGGCCCACGAAGCCCGTCAGCCGATATTCTTCATGATGGACCTTCATTTCGAACAGGACGACCTGCACCCCGAATCGAAGCTGTTTCCACCCCACAACATAGAAGGGACGGAGGGACGTGCACTCTATGGCAGGGTCCATGATGTCTACGAGGAAATCAAGGATGAACAGAATATCTTCTTCATCGACAAGCGCCGCTACAGCGCATTTGCCGGCACACCCCTCAACCAGCTGCTACAGGAGCGCAAGATCGACACCGTGACGCTGACCGGCCTTGTGACCGACATATGCATCATGCATACCGCCGTCGACGCCTACAACAATGCCTATGGCATCGTCGTCCCCGCCTCATGCGTCGCCTCCTTCAACCCGGCGGGACATGAGAGCGCACTCGATCATTTCAAAAATGCACTCGGTGCCACTGTAGAACCGTAG
- a CDS encoding NETI motif-containing protein: MPKKKKFKVEEGEPLEGCLARMREEGYQPVRRVERPVFIEKDGRRIVDHQEIVFEGKKIEK; the protein is encoded by the coding sequence ATGCCGAAAAAGAAAAAATTTAAAGTCGAAGAGGGTGAACCCCTGGAGGGATGCCTTGCGCGGATGCGGGAAGAAGGGTATCAGCCGGTCCGCCGCGTGGAGCGCCCAGTATTCATCGAGAAGGATGGCAGACGCATCGTCGACCATCAGGAAATTGTATTTGAAGGAAAAAAGATTGAAAAATAG
- a CDS encoding manganese-dependent inorganic pyrophosphatase — MTQTKIFGHQNPDTDTITSALVAADIEQQLGNDAAARRLGEVNPETQYALDHFGVEAPALLEPLEDDAPVILVDHNEFQQSAENIEKAAILKVFDHHRISNFRTESPLYYRAEPVGCTATILKKVYAENDLTISREMAGLMLSAIISDTLLFKSPTTTDEDRKAAEALRGIAEVDLEEYGIEMLKAGASTSDKSAEALITGDAKTFEMGERSTRIAQVNVVDVDEVFERKEELESAINEQIEKDGYDLFVLVVTDILNSNSRVLALGTHAKSIEKAFDVALDENSAVLEGVVSRKKQVVPQITKALS, encoded by the coding sequence ATGACCCAGACAAAAATTTTCGGACACCAGAACCCGGATACGGATACGATCACTTCCGCACTCGTTGCAGCGGACATCGAGCAGCAGCTCGGCAATGATGCTGCAGCCCGGCGCCTTGGTGAAGTCAACCCTGAGACTCAGTATGCGCTCGACCATTTCGGTGTCGAAGCTCCTGCATTGCTTGAACCGCTCGAAGACGATGCACCGGTCATCCTGGTGGATCACAATGAGTTCCAGCAGTCCGCAGAGAACATCGAGAAGGCCGCTATACTGAAGGTCTTCGACCATCACCGCATATCCAACTTCCGTACGGAGTCCCCGCTCTACTATCGTGCAGAGCCCGTCGGCTGTACGGCGACGATCCTGAAGAAGGTATATGCGGAAAACGACCTCACCATCTCGAGGGAGATGGCAGGACTCATGCTTTCCGCAATCATCTCGGATACTCTGCTGTTCAAATCACCGACTACGACGGATGAGGATAGGAAAGCTGCCGAAGCATTGAGGGGGATTGCAGAAGTCGACCTCGAGGAATATGGAATCGAAATGCTGAAGGCCGGCGCATCCACGAGCGACAAGTCTGCAGAGGCGCTCATCACCGGTGATGCAAAGACATTCGAGATGGGTGAGCGTTCTACCCGCATCGCCCAGGTCAACGTTGTCGATGTGGATGAAGTCTTCGAGCGCAAGGAAGAACTCGAATCCGCCATCAATGAGCAGATCGAGAAGGACGGCTACGACCTTTTCGTACTCGTCGTTACAGACATCCTGAACTCCAACTCCAGGGTTCTCGCACTCGGTACACATGCCAAATCCATCGAAAAGGCGTTCGATGTTGCCCTTGATGAGAATTCAGCGGTTCTTGAAGGTGTCGTATCACGCAAGAAGCAGGTAGTTCCACAGATTACAAAAGCATTGTCATAA
- a CDS encoding nicotinate phosphoribosyltransferase: MYQFEDDSFMLHTDLYQINMGKTYLEQGLGNRTAVFDLYFRSMPFDNGYAVFAGLERIIDFLKNLRFTESDIEYLRSIGYEEDFLTYLKDLRFTGKVRAVQEGELVFANMPLVQVEAPIIEAQLVETALLNIVNFQTLIATKASRIRQLVPDSTLMEFGTRRAHELDAALWGARAAIIGGFDGTSNVRAAKLFGLNASGTHAHAMVQAYGDDYDAFKAYAESHKDCVFLVDTFDTLKSGVPNAIKVAKEYGDKINFIGIRLDSGDIAYLSKEARKMLDDAGFHDVKIIVSNDLDEVTILSLLSQGAKVDSWGIGTKLITAYDQPALGAVYKLVAIENDEGVLENRIKISGNPEKVTTPGKKNIHRIINKNTGMSEGEYITHFGEEIKQDEPLLMFHPIHTMKRKLIRSYRAVELLKDIFIDGECVYEPESVDTIKRRHEERLGLLWEEYKRFLNPEEYPVDLSKELWQIKQDLIEESSNKTLE, from the coding sequence ATGTATCAATTTGAAGATGACAGTTTTATGCTGCACACGGATCTGTATCAGATCAATATGGGCAAGACCTACCTGGAACAGGGGCTGGGGAACCGGACTGCCGTATTCGACCTTTATTTCAGGAGCATGCCGTTCGATAATGGCTATGCGGTCTTCGCCGGCCTCGAGCGCATCATCGATTTCCTCAAGAATCTGAGATTCACGGAATCGGATATCGAGTATTTGAGGTCCATCGGATATGAGGAGGACTTCCTGACATATTTGAAGGATCTGCGCTTCACCGGAAAAGTGCGCGCCGTACAGGAAGGCGAGCTTGTATTCGCCAACATGCCGCTCGTCCAGGTGGAGGCGCCAATCATCGAAGCCCAGCTCGTCGAGACCGCACTGCTTAATATCGTCAATTTCCAGACGCTGATCGCAACGAAGGCGAGCCGCATCCGTCAGCTCGTGCCGGACAGCACCCTGATGGAGTTCGGCACACGCCGGGCGCATGAGTTAGATGCGGCACTCTGGGGCGCCCGCGCTGCCATCATCGGCGGATTCGACGGGACAAGCAATGTACGGGCCGCGAAACTCTTCGGCTTGAATGCAAGCGGTACACATGCCCATGCCATGGTCCAGGCGTATGGCGACGATTACGATGCTTTCAAGGCCTATGCAGAGTCTCATAAGGACTGTGTCTTCCTCGTCGATACTTTCGATACACTGAAGTCCGGTGTTCCGAATGCGATCAAAGTGGCCAAGGAGTACGGCGACAAGATCAATTTCATCGGCATCCGACTCGATTCCGGCGATATCGCATACCTTTCCAAAGAGGCGCGGAAGATGCTGGATGATGCAGGGTTCCATGACGTGAAGATCATCGTATCGAATGACCTGGACGAAGTGACGATCCTGTCACTCCTCTCCCAGGGGGCAAAGGTAGACAGCTGGGGCATCGGCACCAAGTTGATTACAGCCTATGACCAACCGGCGCTCGGCGCCGTCTACAAACTCGTGGCCATCGAAAATGATGAAGGGGTGCTTGAGAACAGGATAAAGATTTCAGGCAACCCGGAAAAGGTGACGACACCCGGCAAAAAGAACATCCACCGGATCATCAACAAAAATACGGGGATGTCTGAAGGTGAATACATTACGCATTTTGGGGAAGAGATAAAGCAGGATGAGCCACTGCTCATGTTCCACCCGATCCATACGATGAAAAGGAAGCTCATCCGCTCCTACAGGGCGGTGGAGCTGCTGAAAGATATCTTCATCGATGGGGAGTGCGTGTACGAGCCGGAGAGTGTCGACACGATAAAGCGCCGGCACGAGGAACGTCTCGGACTGCTCTGGGAAGAATACAAGCGGTTCCTCAATCCGGAGGAGTACCCTGTAGACCTTTCAAAGGAACTATGGCAGATCAAACAGGATCTCATCGAGGAATCAAGTAATAAAACATTGGAGTGA
- a CDS encoding DUF2179 domain-containing protein, producing MITAISQDPWLMVLVIFVINIIYVSFLTMRTISTLKGYRYTAAIFSILETFVYVIGLGLVLENLDQFQNVVAYALGFGAGILVGMKIEEKLALGYLVVNVITSEIDKDLPKNLRDLGYGVTHGYQYGRDGERMTLQILTPRKYERKLIATIKELDERAFIITHEPKNINGGFWTKGVRRRRLRNYEPENVEEVLEEISEAGESESDKDAEKEKI from the coding sequence ATGATAACAGCCATATCACAAGACCCGTGGCTGATGGTACTGGTCATCTTCGTCATCAACATCATCTATGTAAGTTTCCTGACGATGCGTACCATCTCTACACTCAAGGGGTACCGTTATACAGCAGCAATATTCAGCATCCTGGAAACCTTTGTGTACGTAATCGGATTGGGTCTGGTACTTGAGAACCTCGACCAGTTCCAGAATGTCGTCGCCTATGCCCTCGGTTTCGGGGCGGGCATACTGGTCGGCATGAAGATTGAAGAGAAGCTCGCGCTCGGCTACCTGGTCGTCAACGTGATCACATCCGAAATAGACAAGGATCTTCCGAAGAACCTCAGGGATCTGGGCTATGGTGTCACCCATGGCTATCAATATGGACGTGATGGTGAGCGGATGACCCTGCAGATACTTACGCCGAGGAAATATGAACGGAAGCTCATCGCAACGATCAAGGAACTCGATGAACGGGCGTTCATCATCACGCACGAGCCGAAGAACATCAATGGCGGTTTCTGGACGAAGGGCGTCAGACGCAGGCGACTCAGAAACTATGAGCCTGAAAACGTAGAAGAAGTATTGGAGGAGATTTCCGAAGCAGGAGAATCGGAAAGTGATAAAGATGCCGAAAAAGAAAAAATTTAA
- a CDS encoding heptaprenylglyceryl phosphate synthase, whose product MLKDCKHVFKLDPAKEISDEDLTRICESDTDAVIIGGTDGITEDNVLNLMARVRRFSVPVALEVTSTEAVVPGFDHYFIPAVFNTGDMKWQHGLMLEALAEYGHLLDYDEISLLPYIIMNPECKAFKKAEGKHVTPEMLPHYINMMDKLYQTEYIYIEYSGTYGDAEIMNAVRENAGRSHIIYGGGISSREEAAEMSQYAGTIVVGNVIYDSPKKALRTIIK is encoded by the coding sequence ATGCTTAAAGATTGCAAACATGTATTCAAGCTGGATCCTGCAAAGGAAATCAGTGACGAGGATCTGACACGGATCTGCGAGTCGGATACAGATGCCGTCATCATCGGCGGCACGGACGGCATCACGGAGGACAACGTGCTGAACCTGATGGCGCGCGTGCGGCGCTTCTCTGTGCCGGTGGCGCTCGAAGTGACATCGACTGAAGCGGTTGTACCCGGATTCGACCATTATTTCATACCGGCGGTCTTCAACACGGGAGACATGAAGTGGCAGCACGGGCTGATGCTCGAGGCACTGGCGGAATATGGGCACCTGCTCGACTATGATGAGATTTCCCTCCTGCCGTACATCATCATGAATCCGGAATGCAAGGCATTCAAAAAGGCGGAAGGGAAGCATGTGACGCCCGAGATGCTTCCGCACTACATCAATATGATGGACAAGCTCTATCAGACAGAGTATATATATATTGAATACAGTGGCACCTACGGGGATGCGGAGATCATGAATGCCGTGCGCGAAAATGCCGGCCGCTCCCATATCATCTATGGCGGCGGGATCTCTTCACGGGAGGAAGCCGCGGAGATGTCACAGTACGCCGGCACCATCGTCGTGGGGAATGTCATATACGACAGTCCGAAGAAGGCACTCAGGACAATCATTAAATAA
- the purB gene encoding adenylosuccinate lyase codes for MISRYSREEMSKIWTEENRFRAWLEVEILASEAWAELGYIPKDEVQEIRRNARIDVDRIKEIEAETRHDVVAFTRQVSETLGEERKWVHYGLTSTDVVDTAQSYLIKQANALIEEDLEKFIEVLGDKAREHKTTLMMGRTHGVHAEPTTFGIKMALWYTEMKRNLERFRNVRKEIEVGKMSGAVGTFANIPPEVEAYVCEHLGLDTAEVSTQTLQRDRHAYYIATLGLIATSIEKFAVEVRGLQKTETREVEEAFGKGQKGSSAMPHKRNPIGSENVTGLSRVIRGYITTAYENVPLWHERDISHSSAERIMLPDVTIGLDYMLSRFTNIIKNLTVFEDNMKANIDKTFGLVYSQRVMLTLIDKGLVREEAYDLVQPKAMESWETKVPFRELVQDDARIRELLTPEELEECFDENHHLKRVDIIFQRAGLE; via the coding sequence ATGATTTCTCGTTATTCCCGTGAGGAAATGTCAAAGATATGGACGGAAGAAAATAGGTTCAGAGCATGGCTGGAAGTGGAGATCCTCGCATCTGAAGCATGGGCGGAACTCGGTTACATACCAAAGGATGAAGTGCAGGAAATCCGCAGGAATGCCCGGATCGACGTGGACCGCATCAAGGAAATCGAAGCGGAGACGCGCCATGATGTCGTGGCATTTACACGCCAGGTGTCGGAGACGCTCGGCGAAGAAAGGAAATGGGTGCATTACGGCCTGACTTCGACCGATGTCGTGGATACAGCCCAGAGCTATCTCATCAAGCAGGCGAATGCACTGATTGAAGAAGATCTTGAGAAATTCATTGAAGTGCTCGGCGATAAGGCAAGGGAGCATAAGACGACATTGATGATGGGACGTACGCACGGTGTCCATGCGGAACCGACGACCTTCGGCATCAAGATGGCGCTGTGGTATACGGAGATGAAGCGCAATCTCGAGCGTTTCAGGAATGTCAGGAAGGAGATAGAGGTCGGCAAGATGAGCGGTGCGGTCGGCACCTTCGCGAACATCCCGCCGGAAGTGGAGGCCTATGTATGCGAACACCTCGGGCTCGATACTGCAGAAGTGTCCACACAGACATTGCAGCGTGACCGCCATGCCTACTACATAGCGACACTCGGCCTGATTGCAACCTCGATCGAGAAGTTTGCGGTGGAAGTGCGCGGACTGCAGAAGACCGAGACGCGGGAAGTGGAAGAGGCATTCGGCAAAGGGCAGAAGGGCTCCAGTGCCATGCCGCATAAGCGCAATCCGATCGGCAGTGAAAATGTGACGGGCCTCTCCCGTGTCATCCGCGGCTACATCACAACCGCCTACGAAAACGTACCGCTCTGGCATGAACGGGACATCTCACACTCTTCCGCCGAGCGGATCATGCTGCCGGATGTGACGATCGGACTCGACTACATGCTGAGCCGGTTTACAAACATCATCAAAAACCTCACAGTGTTCGAGGACAACATGAAGGCGAACATCGACAAGACTTTCGGCCTCGTGTACTCCCAGCGCGTCATGCTCACGCTGATCGACAAGGGGCTTGTACGTGAAGAGGCATATGACCTCGTCCAGCCGAAGGCGATGGAATCATGGGAGACGAAAGTACCGTTCAGGGAACTGGTGCAGGATGATGCACGAATCAGGGAACTGCTGACTCCAGAGGAGCTTGAGGAATGCTTCGATGAAAACCACCACTTGAAGCGCGTGGACATCATCTTCCAGAGGGCAGGGCTGGAATAG
- the nadE gene encoding ammonia-dependent NAD(+) synthetase — protein sequence MRPLQKEIVEQFNVKPEIDPETEVREIIDFMKDYVKNYTFIKSFVLGISGGQDSTLLGKLAQMTVDELNEEVEGGGYEFHALRLPYGKQNDEQDAIDAVQYIQPTVSATIDIQPNVDQSIASLKEAGYELTDFLEGNEKARERMKAHYAVAAVSDGVVLGTDHPAEAITGFYTKFGDGAADLVPLFGLNKRQGKMLLEYLEAPEHLANKVPTADLEDDKPMLSDEEALGVSYNAIDDFLEGREVSDKDYETIIGWFKKTQHKRDLPYHRYNKPAYGEKQEE from the coding sequence ATGAGACCTTTACAGAAAGAGATTGTTGAACAGTTCAATGTAAAACCGGAAATCGATCCTGAAACGGAAGTAAGGGAGATCATCGATTTCATGAAGGACTATGTAAAGAACTATACATTCATCAAATCATTCGTCCTCGGCATTTCAGGCGGCCAGGATTCGACCCTGCTCGGAAAACTTGCCCAGATGACGGTCGATGAACTCAACGAGGAAGTCGAAGGGGGCGGCTATGAATTCCATGCGTTGCGCCTGCCGTACGGCAAGCAGAATGACGAGCAGGATGCCATCGATGCGGTCCAATACATCCAGCCGACTGTTTCCGCAACGATCGACATCCAGCCCAATGTGGATCAGAGCATCGCTTCATTGAAGGAAGCCGGATATGAACTGACGGACTTCCTGGAAGGCAACGAAAAGGCCCGTGAACGGATGAAGGCCCATTATGCAGTGGCGGCCGTGTCCGATGGTGTCGTGCTCGGAACGGACCATCCAGCCGAAGCCATCACAGGCTTCTATACGAAATTCGGCGATGGGGCGGCCGACCTTGTTCCGCTGTTCGGCCTGAACAAACGTCAGGGCAAGATGCTCCTGGAATATCTTGAGGCCCCTGAGCACCTGGCCAATAAGGTGCCGACGGCCGACCTTGAGGATGACAAGCCGATGCTCAGCGATGAAGAGGCGCTCGGTGTCAGCTACAATGCGATCGACGACTTCCTGGAAGGCCGGGAAGTCTCGGATAAGGACTATGAGACCATCATCGGATGGTTCAAGAAGACCCAGCACAAGCGGGACCTCCCTTACCACCGCTACAACAAGCCTGCCTATGGAGAGAAGCAGGAGGAGTAG
- a CDS encoding GNAT family N-acetyltransferase yields the protein MLKKEDGRLYLEEGHEVVAELIYNNHEEYYDVTSTYTKPSHRNRGLAKDLVDEVVEMAREDGKKVQPTCPYVAYAIRDPKYDDIKIK from the coding sequence ATGCTGAAGAAGGAAGATGGCAGACTTTATCTGGAAGAAGGACACGAAGTCGTTGCGGAACTCATCTACAACAATCATGAGGAGTACTATGATGTGACCAGCACATACACGAAGCCAAGCCACCGCAACAGGGGACTGGCAAAGGACCTGGTGGATGAAGTGGTTGAAATGGCACGTGAGGACGGCAAGAAAGTCCAGCCGACGTGTCCCTATGTCGCATATGCCATCCGTGACCCGAAGTATGACGATATAAAAATAAAATGA
- a CDS encoding D-alanyl-D-alanine carboxypeptidase family protein, translating into MYKSVKSGLLPVLVLAVAGCGITLDEAETQAHDTFEKDYATAEVGELEALPDIEVIDGVTYVDDILVANKEIPLPSDYNPGLQPEVIEAYQQMFRDGAERGLDFVLVSDFRTYQYQEQLYNNYVARDGQEAADQYSARPGHSEHQTGLAVDVGSTDSASNLTVEFGDTPEYEWMKDVAHEYGFIVRYPEGKEHITGYQYEPWHLRYIGDEAEAIYESGLSLEEYLGID; encoded by the coding sequence ATGTACAAAAGTGTGAAATCAGGTCTGCTGCCTGTGCTGGTTCTTGCTGTAGCCGGGTGCGGCATCACCCTGGATGAAGCCGAGACACAGGCGCATGACACCTTCGAAAAAGACTATGCCACAGCTGAAGTGGGTGAGCTCGAAGCACTCCCGGACATCGAGGTCATCGATGGTGTCACCTATGTCGATGACATCCTGGTCGCCAATAAGGAGATACCGCTGCCGTCCGACTATAATCCGGGACTCCAGCCGGAAGTCATAGAGGCCTATCAGCAGATGTTCCGTGACGGAGCGGAACGCGGCCTCGACTTCGTATTGGTCAGCGATTTCAGGACCTACCAGTATCAGGAGCAGCTGTACAACAACTATGTCGCCCGTGACGGACAGGAAGCGGCCGACCAGTACAGTGCGAGACCCGGGCACTCGGAGCACCAGACCGGCCTCGCTGTCGATGTCGGCTCCACCGACAGTGCCTCCAACCTGACCGTCGAGTTCGGTGATACGCCGGAATATGAATGGATGAAGGATGTGGCCCACGAGTATGGTTTCATCGTCCGCTACCCTGAAGGCAAGGAGCATATCACGGGATATCAGTATGAGCCGTGGCACCTCAGGTATATAGGTGACGAAGCGGAAGCGATATACGAAAGCGGACTGTCCCTTGAGGAATATCTGGGCATCGATTAG
- a CDS encoding MFS transporter, whose product MKFASFRARFVILSLIVCISGFSQGMLLPLISFILENREVHATLNGLHASGLYIGVLVSALFIEAPLRKYGFRPMIITGGVIVGISMLLFPVLESIWIWFLLRLLVGVGDNVLHFSTQTWLTQSTPQHKLGRVIAFYGLFFSFGFMIGPKISELVVIWEPLPFVVSGVLTMMGWPLIFLLKGAEDAMPVDSGAPITLFNTFRNFKAVLATSWIAFLFPMLFGIFEASLNSNFPVFAVRNGFTISDITWILPAFSFGAILLQVPIGALGDRVGRSRLITVLLSLGGVTFLFMELYSTSFAVLVVLFILAGVFVGSMYSLGISYMTDITPKSNLPAGNLMAGIMFSLGSIVGPVIGGYIITASGGNYYFIFFTIAIAIITLLNVSFMYRRRDVA is encoded by the coding sequence ATGAAATTTGCAAGTTTCAGGGCACGCTTCGTCATCCTCTCCCTGATTGTCTGCATATCCGGATTCTCGCAGGGCATGCTCCTCCCCCTCATCTCCTTCATCCTGGAGAACCGGGAAGTGCATGCCACCCTCAACGGACTGCATGCCTCAGGACTCTACATAGGGGTGCTCGTGTCCGCCCTATTCATCGAGGCACCGCTCAGGAAATACGGCTTCAGGCCCATGATCATCACCGGAGGGGTCATCGTCGGCATATCCATGCTGCTGTTCCCGGTTCTGGAATCGATATGGATCTGGTTCCTGCTCCGCCTCCTCGTCGGAGTCGGCGACAATGTGCTCCATTTCAGTACACAGACATGGCTGACCCAGAGCACCCCGCAGCACAAGCTCGGACGTGTCATCGCCTTCTATGGCCTGTTCTTCTCGTTCGGCTTCATGATCGGACCGAAGATCAGCGAGCTCGTGGTCATCTGGGAACCGCTGCCCTTCGTCGTCTCGGGCGTACTCACCATGATGGGCTGGCCGCTCATCTTCCTGCTGAAGGGGGCTGAAGATGCGATGCCGGTCGATTCCGGCGCGCCCATCACGCTGTTCAATACCTTCAGGAATTTCAAGGCTGTGCTCGCAACGAGCTGGATCGCCTTCCTGTTCCCGATGCTGTTCGGCATCTTCGAGGCATCGCTCAACAGCAACTTCCCGGTCTTTGCAGTCAGGAATGGATTCACCATTTCCGACATCACCTGGATACTGCCTGCCTTCAGCTTCGGCGCCATACTCCTGCAGGTGCCGATCGGTGCGCTCGGGGACCGCGTCGGACGCAGCCGGCTCATCACTGTACTGCTCTCCCTCGGAGGTGTGACGTTCCTGTTCATGGAACTCTACAGTACGTCGTTTGCCGTGCTGGTGGTGCTGTTCATACTCGCCGGCGTCTTCGTCGGCTCCATGTACTCCTTAGGCATCAGCTACATGACGGACATCACACCGAAGTCCAACCTTCCGGCGGGCAATTTGATGGCGGGCATCATGTTCAGCCTCGGCAGCATCGTCGGACCTGTCATCGGCGGGTACATCATCACCGCCTCGGGCGGGAACTACTACTTCATCTTCTTCACGATCGCCATCGCCATCATCACCCTGCTGAATGTATCATTTATGTATAGGCGCCGGGATGTGGCATAA